The Lewinellaceae bacterium genome has a segment encoding these proteins:
- a CDS encoding AtpZ/AtpI family protein — MKYSGMGIQMGGIILIGAYAGQKLDAHFQTSKPYFTVALALFSTFAALYLVLKDFIKKQDDE; from the coding sequence ATGAAATACTCGGGAATGGGCATCCAGATGGGAGGTATTATCCTCATTGGGGCCTATGCCGGCCAGAAACTGGATGCTCATTTCCAAACTTCCAAGCCTTATTTTACCGTTGCACTCGCACTATTTTCTACCTTTGCGGCTCTTTACCTCGTACTTAAAGATTTTATTAAAAAACAAGACGACGAATGA
- a CDS encoding hydroxymethylglutaryl-CoA reductase, degradative — protein sequence MQEKIIQGFSKLSKEEKVDWVVNTYFDSAEDSGHSAKKELCQFWLEDHNLQHIFDHFSENTLSNFFLPFGVAPNFLINGKVYALPMVIEESSVVAAAASAAKFWLDRGGFKTEVISTKKLGQVHFSWKGPAEKLFSHFDVIREVLLVDAAYLTRNMEQRGGGVVDISLKDLTALEPGYYQLFVTFETCDSMGANFINSILEQFGQSLKVFVSGHPGFVGEERSVEIIMAILSNYTPECVVRASVECSTEVMAGACEEMNGPEFSEKFKKAVRIAHIDPYRATTHNKGIYNGVDAVVIATGNDFRAVEACGHTYASREGQYKSLSYCTIEEGKFKFWIDLPLALGTVGGLTRLHPLAKRSLELLGNPGAEELMGIIAVAGLAQNFAALRSLITTGIQRGHMKMHLANILNHLSASPEATIAALAFFEQNPVSVASVRNFLEEFEIKR from the coding sequence ATGCAAGAAAAAATAATACAGGGATTTTCAAAATTGTCGAAAGAGGAGAAAGTGGACTGGGTGGTTAACACTTATTTTGATTCCGCTGAAGATTCAGGGCACAGTGCTAAAAAAGAATTGTGCCAATTCTGGTTGGAAGACCATAACCTGCAACATATTTTTGACCATTTCAGTGAGAATACCCTGAGCAATTTTTTCCTGCCATTTGGTGTGGCACCAAATTTCCTTATCAACGGAAAGGTATATGCCCTGCCTATGGTCATTGAAGAAAGCTCCGTGGTAGCGGCAGCGGCCAGTGCGGCCAAATTTTGGCTGGATCGGGGAGGATTTAAAACAGAAGTCATCTCCACTAAAAAACTGGGCCAGGTTCATTTCAGCTGGAAGGGCCCTGCAGAAAAATTATTCAGCCATTTTGATGTCATAAGGGAGGTGCTTTTGGTCGATGCGGCCTATTTGACCAGGAACATGGAACAGCGGGGTGGAGGCGTTGTGGATATTAGCCTCAAGGATCTGACGGCTTTAGAACCAGGATATTACCAGTTGTTTGTCACTTTTGAAACCTGTGACTCCATGGGAGCGAATTTCATCAACTCCATCCTGGAACAATTTGGGCAGTCTTTGAAGGTTTTTGTTTCCGGGCATCCGGGATTTGTCGGGGAGGAGCGTTCCGTGGAGATTATCATGGCGATTTTATCGAACTATACGCCGGAATGTGTTGTACGTGCATCCGTGGAATGTTCCACGGAAGTTATGGCCGGTGCCTGCGAAGAAATGAACGGTCCCGAATTTTCAGAAAAATTCAAAAAGGCAGTACGCATTGCCCATATAGATCCTTACCGCGCTACTACTCATAACAAAGGAATTTATAATGGAGTGGATGCTGTAGTCATTGCCACGGGGAATGATTTCAGGGCCGTGGAAGCCTGCGGGCACACCTATGCATCACGGGAGGGACAATACAAAAGTCTTAGTTATTGTACCATAGAAGAAGGAAAGTTTAAATTTTGGATAGACCTGCCCCTGGCCCTGGGCACTGTTGGAGGATTGACAAGGCTGCATCCCCTCGCGAAAAGATCTCTGGAATTGCTGGGCAACCCGGGGGCCGAAGAACTGATGGGTATTATAGCCGTGGCGGGCCTCGCCCAGAATTTCGCTGCTTTGAGGTCGTTGATCACCACGGGGATTCAACGAGGACACATGAAAATGCATTTGGCCAATATCCTCAATCATTTAAGTGCTTCCCCGGAGGCTACTATTGCGGCCCTTGCTTTTTTTGAGCAAAATCCGGTGTCCGTTGCCAGTGTAAGGAATTTCCTCGAAGAATTTGAAATTAAACGATAA
- a CDS encoding oxidoreductase, translating into MHTGKIIKVVQQTPNTRQIFLKVIGDEPFEFKAGQFITMDLPIHESRRKRLRSYSIANRPGEDNVLEFTITHMGGAGTEYLFNVAKEGTLIEFNGPGGVFTLPEEVNTDLVFICTGTGVAPFRSMIFDLLEHKKPHKNIHLIFGTRYASGILYRHEFEQLEKEYLHFKYSVALSQEENLPGVSFEVRQGYVHEIYRKHYKGNFKNKKFYLCGWANMVDEAADVLKSEIGCEAGQVIYELYG; encoded by the coding sequence ATGCACACAGGAAAAATAATAAAGGTCGTTCAGCAGACGCCCAACACCCGGCAAATCTTTTTGAAAGTGATAGGGGACGAGCCTTTTGAATTCAAGGCAGGACAATTCATTACCATGGATCTGCCCATCCACGAGAGCAGGAGAAAACGCCTGAGGTCCTATTCTATTGCGAATCGTCCAGGCGAGGATAATGTACTTGAATTTACGATTACACATATGGGAGGAGCGGGAACCGAGTATCTTTTTAATGTGGCCAAGGAAGGTACCTTAATAGAATTCAATGGCCCGGGGGGAGTATTTACTTTACCTGAAGAAGTCAATACAGACCTGGTATTTATTTGTACAGGGACCGGTGTGGCCCCTTTCAGAAGTATGATTTTTGATCTTTTGGAGCATAAAAAACCGCATAAAAACATTCATTTGATTTTTGGAACCCGATATGCCTCCGGGATACTTTACCGGCATGAGTTTGAGCAGCTCGAAAAAGAGTACCTCCATTTTAAATATTCCGTAGCCCTTTCACAGGAGGAAAACCTGCCAGGCGTATCTTTTGAAGTCAGACAAGGGTATGTTCACGAAATTTATCGCAAGCATTATAAAGGCAATTTTAAAAACAAAAAATTCTATCTATGCGGCTGGGCCAATATGGTGGATGAAGCCGCGGATGTTTTAAAATCCGAAATAGGTTGTGAAGCCGGGCAGGTGATCTATGAACTCTACGGATAG
- a CDS encoding biotin/lipoyl-binding protein: MISENMKVSVNGDQFEFTSLNPDELDIVKAENGLYHILHNNKSFLAEILEVNNIEKTFVIKVNGDTFSLKISDEYEQLVQQLGLSVDTHVVVKDIVAPMPGLILKVMAEPGQEIHKGDQLLILEAMKMENVIKSPGEGVVKTIEAKEGMAVEKGQLLIVLK, encoded by the coding sequence ATGATTAGTGAAAACATGAAGGTGAGCGTCAATGGGGATCAGTTTGAATTTACCAGCCTGAACCCTGATGAGCTGGATATCGTCAAGGCAGAAAACGGATTGTATCATATCCTGCATAATAATAAATCCTTCCTCGCCGAGATCCTAGAAGTCAATAATATTGAAAAAACCTTTGTGATCAAGGTCAATGGAGATACTTTTTCACTAAAAATATCAGATGAGTACGAACAACTCGTGCAACAACTAGGCCTTTCGGTGGATACCCATGTAGTAGTGAAAGATATCGTGGCCCCCATGCCGGGACTCATTCTCAAGGTGATGGCAGAGCCGGGACAGGAGATCCATAAAGGGGACCAGTTGCTGATACTGGAAGCCATGAAAATGGAAAATGTGATCAAATCTCCGGGAGAGGGGGTAGTCAAAACCATAGAAGCAAAAGAAGGCATGGCCGTCGAAAAGGGCCAGTTGCTGATAGTGCTGAAATAG
- a CDS encoding GHMP kinase has translation MPGALPFKIHTNGKLLLSGEYFVLDGALALAVPTKKGQLLEVSPVEESQTLHWQSMDHQGALWFEAVLLLPDLQIVRSTDQEIAERLGRILQEALMLKGTADHLGNGLEVKTFLDFPREWGLGSSSTLIAAVASWMEVDAYALLWNSFGGSGYDIACALSEGPLLYQLKERHPVVTSCAFDPDFKDQLCFVYLGKKQSSRKGIQKYRLAGKARAGVIDEVSHLTEAFLKAKTLFEFEDYIRRHENLISRELDLPTAGDLHFKTFPGAVKSLGAWGGDFVLATSPMDLKETQQWFNTKGFATVINYEAMVK, from the coding sequence ATGCCAGGTGCCCTTCCTTTTAAAATACATACCAACGGCAAGCTGTTGCTCTCAGGGGAGTATTTCGTGCTGGATGGGGCTCTTGCACTCGCTGTTCCTACAAAAAAAGGACAGCTACTGGAGGTGTCGCCTGTCGAAGAGAGCCAGACCCTGCATTGGCAAAGTATGGATCATCAGGGGGCTTTATGGTTTGAGGCTGTTCTTTTACTGCCTGATCTCCAAATCGTCAGATCTACTGATCAGGAAATTGCCGAACGCCTGGGGCGCATTCTTCAAGAAGCACTTATGTTAAAAGGAACGGCGGATCATTTAGGCAATGGACTGGAAGTGAAAACGTTCCTCGATTTTCCTCGTGAATGGGGCCTGGGATCCAGTTCTACCTTAATCGCAGCTGTCGCCTCCTGGATGGAAGTTGATGCTTATGCATTGCTTTGGAACAGTTTTGGCGGGTCGGGTTATGACATTGCCTGTGCCCTGTCGGAGGGTCCGTTGTTGTATCAGTTGAAGGAAAGGCATCCCGTTGTAACCTCCTGTGCCTTTGATCCGGATTTTAAAGATCAGCTCTGTTTTGTGTACCTGGGTAAAAAACAAAGCAGCCGCAAAGGCATCCAAAAATACAGATTGGCCGGAAAAGCCCGGGCAGGAGTGATCGATGAAGTCAGTCATTTGACGGAAGCATTTTTGAAGGCAAAAACATTGTTTGAATTTGAAGACTACATCAGGCGGCATGAAAATCTTATAAGCAGGGAGCTGGATTTGCCGACAGCTGGTGACCTTCATTTTAAAACATTTCCGGGGGCGGTGAAGTCCCTCGGAGCCTGGGGCGGAGATTTTGTGCTGGCTACAAGCCCAATGGATTTAAAGGAAACTCAACAATGGTTCAACACAAAAGGCTTTGCAACTGTTATTAACTATGAGGCGATGGTAAAGTAA